A genomic segment from Haloarcula limicola encodes:
- a CDS encoding DUF4396 domain-containing protein, with amino-acid sequence MFEQPILALAGSPVPEWATQWAHQTEQALTPARNVIKPILSSWWTLGIWLTINLVSLGVLWWDFEKYNQNIPSLMKFVWSLVVAYSGLFGLGVYWFTGRTQLESDSLWKQGFRSTSHCYSGCGVGEVIGITAATIILSFSTLWVVALTFFLAFVSGFALTVGPLIQEGVGFKEAMWDAIWSETPSITIMEVVAIGTDLLVAGEAGWTSPLFWTALLFSLTIGFFAAYPVNVALIAVGVKEGMGNPAEMDGGPSSSRSAAAD; translated from the coding sequence GTGTTTGAACAACCGATACTGGCATTGGCCGGTTCGCCGGTTCCGGAATGGGCAACACAGTGGGCCCACCAGACCGAGCAGGCGCTCACGCCGGCTCGGAACGTGATCAAGCCGATCCTGTCGAGTTGGTGGACGCTGGGCATCTGGTTGACGATCAACCTCGTTTCGCTGGGCGTGCTGTGGTGGGACTTCGAGAAATACAACCAAAACATCCCGTCGCTCATGAAGTTCGTCTGGTCGCTCGTCGTCGCCTACTCGGGGCTGTTCGGCTTGGGCGTGTACTGGTTCACGGGCCGAACGCAACTCGAGAGTGACTCGCTGTGGAAGCAGGGGTTCCGCTCGACCTCTCACTGTTACTCCGGATGTGGCGTGGGCGAGGTGATCGGTATCACCGCTGCGACCATCATCCTCAGTTTCTCGACGCTCTGGGTCGTCGCGCTGACGTTCTTTCTCGCGTTCGTCAGCGGGTTCGCGCTGACCGTCGGCCCGCTGATACAGGAGGGCGTCGGCTTCAAAGAGGCGATGTGGGACGCCATCTGGAGTGAGACGCCCAGCATCACCATCATGGAGGTCGTCGCCATCGGTACCGACCTACTGGTGGCCGGTGAGGCGGGCTGGACGTCGCCGCTGTTCTGGACGGCCCTGCTGTTCTCGTTGACCATCGGGTTCTTCGCCGCCTACCCGGTCAACGTCGCGCTCATCGCCGTCGGCGTGAAAGAGGGAATGGGCAACCCGGCCGAGATGGACGGCGGCCCCAGTAGTAGCCGAAGTGCGGCGGCCGACTGA
- a CDS encoding winged helix-turn-helix transcriptional regulator, which translates to MAYPDPPPKPDPDDDLFEVCPVARAFEIVGSKWRLATLRSLHLYGEQRFSELQETTTADSATLSRILSDLEKQKLVTRRLEDQPIATYYDLTEPGEALNDVFVEFEEWAFEYTAAEEPAMRVTE; encoded by the coding sequence ATGGCGTACCCCGATCCACCGCCGAAACCCGACCCCGACGACGACCTGTTCGAGGTGTGTCCAGTCGCCCGCGCGTTCGAGATCGTCGGCTCCAAATGGCGTCTCGCCACGCTCCGAAGCCTGCATCTATATGGTGAGCAGCGATTCAGCGAGCTCCAGGAAACGACGACTGCCGATTCGGCCACGCTCTCACGGATACTCAGCGACTTAGAGAAGCAAAAACTCGTCACTCGTCGGCTGGAAGATCAGCCCATCGCCACCTACTACGATCTAACTGAGCCGGGAGAAGCGCTCAACGACGTCTTCGTGGAATTTGAGGAGTGGGCGTTTGAGTACACCGCCGCGGAGGAGCCTGCTATGCGAGTGACAGAGTGA
- a CDS encoding cupredoxin domain-containing protein, whose product MDRADEQSYPMPGVGRRTLLKALGIGASVAVGSGVVAADHDEPHPPRIDSHYGYATPDATAVPERLAPDHTVELHVGDPVPQKHGLLFHFEPTGLAVDPGDIVQFSVTTPDHTITAYHPAHGYQRRIPEGVPPFSSPVVGVGGAWLYRFEKAGLYDVFCAAHHVLGMAMRIVVGELADDDVPAYEDTFEGAEGPPPLLAPFSKQFLEHELEQFSDGNEDCEWVWLTPKEVLDTDALDPGAIQADDGTVSFDEVVADIDRIPGGHSHG is encoded by the coding sequence ATGGATCGGGCCGACGAACAGTCGTATCCGATGCCGGGCGTCGGGCGACGAACACTGCTGAAAGCGCTCGGCATCGGTGCGTCGGTCGCAGTCGGGAGCGGTGTCGTCGCTGCCGACCACGACGAACCCCATCCGCCGCGGATCGACTCACACTATGGCTACGCGACGCCGGACGCTACCGCTGTGCCGGAGCGACTCGCGCCGGACCACACGGTCGAACTCCACGTCGGCGATCCAGTCCCCCAGAAACACGGCCTGCTGTTCCATTTCGAGCCGACGGGACTGGCCGTCGACCCCGGAGATATCGTCCAGTTCAGCGTTACCACGCCCGATCACACGATCACGGCCTACCATCCGGCACACGGCTACCAACGCCGTATTCCTGAGGGTGTCCCGCCGTTCTCGTCGCCGGTCGTCGGCGTTGGTGGGGCGTGGCTATATCGGTTCGAGAAAGCGGGGCTGTACGACGTCTTCTGTGCGGCCCACCATGTCCTTGGGATGGCCATGCGAATTGTCGTCGGGGAGCTTGCCGACGACGATGTACCCGCATACGAGGATACGTTCGAAGGGGCCGAGGGGCCACCACCGCTGTTAGCGCCCTTCAGCAAACAGTTCCTCGAACATGAACTCGAGCAGTTTAGTGATGGGAACGAAGACTGCGAGTGGGTGTGGCTGACCCCGAAGGAAGTCCTCGATACAGACGCACTCGACCCCGGTGCGATTCAGGCGGACGATGGTACGGTCTCGTTTGACGAGGTCGTTGCCGATATCGACCGGATCCCTGGAGGTCACTCACATGGGTAG
- a CDS encoding DUF7344 domain-containing protein has product MTPDSSGSTDESCPLPIDERFDLLSSHYRRYTLYSLAHTTLPVSLPRVADVVTELLYDAPADELGERRLAVYTELYHNHVPRLADAAVVTYDQEDDMMGLGPNLSHMEPLLEYALDQEFPRGIETALHEY; this is encoded by the coding sequence ATGACGCCGGATTCCAGCGGTTCGACGGACGAGTCGTGTCCGCTGCCGATCGACGAGCGATTCGACTTGCTCTCGTCGCACTATCGCCGCTACACGCTCTATAGCCTGGCACACACGACGCTACCCGTGAGTCTGCCGCGAGTTGCGGACGTCGTCACCGAACTGTTGTACGACGCGCCGGCAGACGAACTCGGCGAGCGGCGGCTCGCAGTCTATACGGAGCTGTATCACAATCACGTCCCTCGCCTGGCTGACGCCGCGGTAGTGACCTACGATCAAGAAGACGATATGATGGGTCTCGGACCGAATTTGTCACATATGGAGCCATTGCTCGAATATGCGCTTGATCAGGAGTTCCCTCGGGGAATCGAGACCGCACTTCACGAGTACTGA
- a CDS encoding PAS domain-containing protein yields the protein MRDGDEQIASKAIEADVTAYLPTDGRVPHDLPKQVTDAIEAVRPTERPRRASRSVPERQQFDRALLEAHDLLVDEDRSFTARIDAVLELGRETLGTEYATLSRVADAEYVFEAVAAPTDASLQAGERVPLGVTNCERVIETREPLVLPDVRASAPELASRAGNVELGIASYLGVPVFVDGRVTGTLCFYDTQARDEFTEEAVSFVERLGSWIAHEITRRRQTNQLTAIETAFPDLGFQLDDDGRYLDCFVSPATADLLYADPEEFLGQQIHDVLPAETAETVLTAIQDAIEGGHLETIEYELSVPEGSRWFEARIAPVTATEYGGESAVLVARDITERKTREDELATAEVMFQNAQDGLFLIDVTDDADFRIQRVNQTYEDLTGYSAAALEGRTPDELVGEDAGAEIVARYRRCVEREAPLEYEESLPIPGTSTHWQTKIAPIVDDGTVTKLVGATRDITEQKERESALKQQRQELAKLHRINTLIRGITQALQNTKTRTAIETAVCDHLIEPDLYRAAWIGTKGEEAANEETVVPQTVAGDSQAAGDEIPSEDRLAAEKALHSGEIEVADGGDSTPAGARYQRKQTQPDDSLVAIPLATGGTTYGVLSVYAPLEHRVTEQEKDVLTDLGQIIALAIQRVQSQRSLTAETAVELRLQVPDSGSLFGDVSRQLDCELALERRIPIDGERGLQYVSVRDAAPSTVLEQLTAAPFIDTGTVVRDTAETADQPALIEIRICDTNRSIISTLADHGASITSANAVGGDTYITVELTPENDVRTLVAALQEVVPTIELLGKQVLDQPTKTIPEIKRQVSDRLTTKQRAALSTAYTRGYFAWPRESTAEEVAQTMDIASSTFHFHLRHALDNLLTSFFESNCQ from the coding sequence GTGAGAGACGGGGACGAGCAGATCGCCAGTAAAGCTATCGAGGCGGACGTGACGGCGTATCTGCCGACCGACGGGCGCGTTCCCCACGATCTCCCGAAGCAGGTCACAGACGCTATCGAAGCGGTCCGTCCGACCGAGCGGCCGCGACGAGCATCGCGCTCTGTCCCAGAACGGCAACAGTTCGACCGGGCGTTGCTCGAGGCCCACGACCTGCTTGTCGACGAGGACCGCTCTTTTACCGCACGTATCGACGCAGTGCTGGAACTCGGCCGTGAGACGCTTGGAACCGAATACGCAACTCTCTCCCGCGTTGCCGATGCGGAATACGTTTTCGAAGCGGTCGCTGCTCCGACCGATGCCAGCCTGCAGGCCGGAGAGCGGGTCCCTCTAGGAGTCACGAACTGTGAGCGCGTCATCGAAACACGAGAACCGCTCGTGCTTCCCGACGTGCGAGCAAGCGCCCCAGAGCTCGCGTCACGAGCGGGAAACGTCGAACTGGGCATTGCCAGCTATCTGGGCGTCCCGGTTTTCGTCGATGGCCGCGTCACTGGGACGCTCTGCTTCTACGACACGCAGGCACGAGACGAGTTCACCGAGGAGGCAGTCTCGTTCGTCGAACGCCTCGGGAGCTGGATAGCCCACGAGATAACACGTCGTCGGCAGACCAACCAGTTGACCGCGATAGAGACCGCCTTTCCCGATTTGGGGTTCCAACTCGACGACGACGGCCGATATCTGGACTGCTTTGTCAGCCCTGCTACGGCGGACCTCCTGTATGCCGACCCCGAAGAGTTCCTCGGTCAGCAGATTCACGACGTACTGCCGGCCGAGACTGCAGAGACAGTCCTCACTGCCATTCAGGACGCTATCGAAGGGGGACACCTCGAGACCATCGAGTACGAACTCTCGGTTCCCGAAGGGTCGCGCTGGTTCGAGGCACGAATCGCGCCGGTCACAGCGACCGAGTACGGCGGAGAGAGCGCAGTCCTCGTCGCTCGTGACATCACCGAGCGGAAGACGCGCGAAGACGAGCTAGCGACGGCGGAAGTCATGTTCCAGAACGCGCAGGACGGCCTGTTCCTGATCGACGTTACTGACGACGCCGACTTCCGGATTCAGCGGGTGAATCAGACCTACGAGGACCTGACGGGGTATTCGGCCGCCGCATTGGAAGGGCGTACACCCGACGAACTCGTCGGGGAGGACGCGGGGGCGGAAATCGTCGCGAGATATCGACGGTGTGTCGAGCGCGAAGCGCCGCTGGAATACGAGGAGTCGCTACCGATACCCGGAACCTCGACGCACTGGCAGACCAAAATCGCACCGATCGTCGACGACGGGACGGTCACCAAACTCGTCGGCGCCACGCGGGATATCACCGAACAGAAAGAACGGGAGTCCGCGCTGAAACAGCAACGCCAAGAGCTAGCCAAGCTCCACCGAATCAATACACTCATCCGCGGGATCACCCAGGCACTGCAGAACACGAAAACACGGACTGCGATCGAGACGGCGGTCTGTGACCACCTCATCGAACCGGATCTGTACCGAGCCGCCTGGATCGGGACGAAAGGAGAGGAGGCGGCAAACGAGGAGACCGTCGTCCCGCAAACAGTCGCCGGCGACAGTCAGGCAGCGGGAGACGAAATTCCCAGCGAAGACCGTCTCGCAGCCGAGAAAGCACTCCACTCGGGCGAGATCGAAGTCGCCGATGGTGGCGACTCGACGCCGGCGGGTGCACGCTATCAGCGGAAGCAAACCCAGCCCGACGACTCGCTCGTCGCCATCCCTCTCGCGACCGGCGGAACCACGTACGGGGTCCTCTCGGTGTATGCACCGCTCGAACATAGGGTGACAGAACAAGAGAAGGACGTCCTCACGGACCTGGGACAGATAATCGCTCTGGCGATCCAGCGTGTGCAGAGCCAGCGCTCGCTGACGGCCGAAACGGCCGTCGAACTTCGATTGCAGGTCCCTGATTCCGGGAGCCTCTTCGGGGACGTGAGCCGGCAGTTGGACTGTGAACTCGCGCTCGAACGCCGGATTCCGATCGATGGCGAGCGGGGACTACAGTACGTCTCCGTCCGCGATGCCGCCCCGTCGACAGTGCTCGAACAGCTGACTGCGGCCCCGTTCATCGACACGGGGACGGTAGTGCGCGATACGGCAGAAACAGCCGACCAGCCGGCACTTATCGAGATCCGCATCTGTGACACCAATCGAAGCATCATCAGTACGCTGGCAGACCACGGAGCGTCGATCACGTCAGCGAACGCTGTGGGCGGCGACACGTATATTACAGTAGAGCTGACTCCAGAAAATGACGTCCGGACGCTCGTGGCGGCGCTACAGGAGGTAGTGCCGACGATAGAACTGCTCGGCAAGCAGGTGCTCGACCAGCCGACGAAGACTATCCCGGAGATAAAGCGACAGGTCAGCGACCGACTGACGACGAAACAACGAGCGGCACTCAGTACTGCCTACACGCGAGGCTATTTCGCGTGGCCACGGGAGAGCACCGCCGAAGAAGTCGCTCAGACGATGGACATCGCGTCTTCGACGTTTCACTTCCACCTTCGACACGCGCTGGACAACCTGTTGACGTCGTTCTTCGAATCGAACTGTCAGTAG
- a CDS encoding nuclear transport factor 2 family protein: MTAGENRLTPAQIEAVLRAFEAGETATAAEFWAEEGVFIDPQYPDSEYSGPDEIRHALDWALDHIVEEPGLSVRTVAGQYS; encoded by the coding sequence ATGACTGCCGGTGAGAATCGCCTGACGCCGGCACAGATCGAAGCCGTGTTGCGAGCATTCGAGGCCGGGGAAACGGCGACCGCTGCGGAGTTCTGGGCCGAAGAGGGCGTGTTCATCGACCCGCAGTACCCTGACTCCGAGTACAGCGGGCCCGACGAGATCCGTCACGCGCTCGACTGGGCGCTGGATCACATCGTCGAGGAACCCGGACTCTCCGTTCGCACGGTGGCCGGTCAGTACTCGTGA
- a CDS encoding ABC transporter substrate-binding protein: MTDNNSERRLTRRNALRIAGAAGAASLAGCGGDGGDGGSTGGDGSSTSGDGGDGGATQTRALEVAHWWGEGDGLDAIQDMMNAFTEKHPNIEFDENLIAGGAGTNLQSNIRTRIQNGNHPSTWQQWPGAALQPYTEANLLKDIGQSVWSKNGMKDNYLPGPKTAAKPAGNFVTVPLNIHRLNNVFYNTAVIEDAGVDPSSIETPSDLTDALQAVSDAGYTGMAHQTNSPWSTTQLFETVYLGLTDPETYAATFEEGEIDAHSETLTRALNIVREYSQFYPSDAGSISWTEANNGVINGDAGFIHQGDWAAGTYITNDLEYGEEWDYIVFPGTAGSYSLVMDSFPYPVNNPSPHATTEWCRYAGTTEAQEIFCPGKGAIPPRKDASTEPFNEFSTDQIGDFQNSDAQPRSLAHGLAAPPAVASGVSSAMSSFISGNSNDEVIGELANAYSQ; this comes from the coding sequence ATGACAGATAACAACTCCGAGAGACGGCTGACGAGACGGAACGCGCTTCGAATCGCTGGTGCAGCGGGTGCCGCGTCGCTCGCCGGCTGTGGTGGCGACGGCGGCGATGGCGGTAGCACCGGCGGCGACGGGAGCAGTACCAGCGGTGACGGTGGCGACGGCGGCGCGACCCAGACGCGGGCGCTCGAAGTCGCTCACTGGTGGGGGGAGGGCGACGGACTGGATGCGATTCAGGACATGATGAACGCCTTCACCGAGAAGCATCCCAATATCGAGTTCGACGAGAACCTCATCGCCGGTGGGGCCGGAACGAACCTCCAATCGAACATCCGGACCCGTATCCAGAATGGGAATCATCCCAGTACCTGGCAACAGTGGCCCGGCGCGGCGCTACAGCCCTACACGGAGGCGAATCTCCTCAAGGACATCGGCCAATCCGTCTGGAGCAAGAACGGGATGAAAGACAACTACCTCCCGGGCCCAAAGACCGCCGCGAAACCGGCGGGGAACTTCGTAACGGTCCCGCTGAACATCCACCGCCTCAACAACGTCTTCTACAACACTGCCGTCATCGAGGACGCCGGCGTCGACCCGTCGAGTATCGAGACGCCGTCCGACCTCACCGACGCGCTGCAGGCTGTCAGCGACGCCGGGTACACGGGCATGGCACACCAGACCAACTCCCCGTGGTCGACCACGCAACTCTTCGAGACGGTGTATCTGGGCCTCACCGACCCGGAGACGTACGCCGCGACCTTCGAGGAAGGCGAGATCGACGCCCATTCGGAGACGCTCACGCGAGCGCTGAATATCGTCCGCGAGTACAGCCAGTTCTACCCGAGCGACGCCGGCTCCATCTCGTGGACAGAGGCCAACAACGGCGTCATCAACGGCGACGCTGGGTTCATCCACCAAGGCGACTGGGCGGCCGGCACCTACATCACGAACGACCTCGAGTACGGCGAGGAGTGGGACTACATCGTCTTCCCGGGCACCGCCGGCTCGTACTCGCTGGTCATGGACTCGTTCCCCTACCCGGTCAACAACCCCTCTCCCCACGCCACCACGGAGTGGTGTCGCTACGCCGGCACGACCGAGGCCCAGGAGATCTTCTGCCCTGGCAAGGGCGCGATCCCGCCCCGGAAAGACGCCTCGACCGAGCCGTTCAACGAGTTCTCCACCGACCAGATCGGGGACTTCCAGAACAGCGACGCCCAGCCGCGCTCGCTGGCTCACGGGCTCGCAGCGCCGCCCGCCGTCGCATCCGGCGTCAGCTCCGCGATGTCGTCGTTCATCTCCGGCAACTCGAACGACGAAGTCATCGGCGAACTGGCCAACGCGTACAGTCAGTAG
- a CDS encoding heavy-metal-associated domain-containing protein — protein MPTTITVEGMTCGHCEQTVEAALREVSDVTDATADREAEQARVDGDVDTRTLVQAIEDAGYTAHA, from the coding sequence ATGCCAACGACCATCACTGTCGAGGGAATGACTTGCGGCCACTGCGAGCAGACAGTCGAAGCGGCGCTTCGCGAGGTGAGCGACGTGACCGACGCAACCGCCGACCGAGAGGCCGAACAGGCACGTGTCGATGGTGACGTCGACACCAGAACCCTCGTCCAGGCCATCGAGGACGCCGGGTACACCGCACACGCCTGA
- a CDS encoding ribonuclease HI family protein, which produces MTEDPLPVEHLSPLAALVEEVLADVGYEMPAATDAINGAVAGHGGLFDPATTSGELRDALEELLASELTRPPVSAPADETFVLYVDGSSRGNPGPAGAGAVIMDAEETQLARLSRPVGSRTGNNTAEYVALQLGLAELLTRYEPRRLEVRIDSMTVIGDVWGGDEPTVSGVETYSAAIATALSNIPDHQYTHLADSDPNPADALATVGADIATFGPG; this is translated from the coding sequence ATGACCGAAGACCCGCTCCCGGTCGAACACCTCTCGCCGCTCGCCGCGCTCGTCGAGGAGGTACTCGCAGACGTCGGCTACGAGATGCCGGCGGCCACCGACGCCATCAACGGCGCCGTTGCCGGGCACGGTGGTCTCTTCGATCCCGCGACCACTTCGGGCGAACTGCGTGATGCACTCGAAGAGCTGCTGGCGTCGGAGCTCACCCGCCCACCCGTTTCTGCCCCGGCTGACGAGACGTTTGTCCTCTACGTCGACGGCAGTTCACGCGGCAACCCCGGGCCCGCAGGTGCGGGCGCTGTCATCATGGACGCTGAAGAGACCCAGCTCGCCCGCTTGAGCCGCCCCGTCGGTTCCCGGACGGGGAACAACACCGCTGAGTACGTTGCCCTCCAGCTCGGGCTCGCCGAACTGTTGACCCGCTACGAGCCACGCAGGCTGGAAGTCCGCATCGACTCGATGACAGTTATCGGAGACGTCTGGGGCGGGGATGAACCAACGGTATCAGGCGTCGAGACGTACAGTGCGGCCATCGCGACGGCACTATCGAACATCCCGGATCACCAGTACACGCACCTGGCCGACAGCGACCCGAACCCCGCCGATGCACTGGCGACAGTGGGCGCGGATATCGCGACGTTCGGACCGGGATAG
- a CDS encoding diaminobutyrate--2-oxoglutarate transaminase — MSYHDASNGTILSQQANRESNARTYPRHLPLAIREAQGVTVTDMDGNEYYDCLAGAGTLALGHNHPRVVEAMERTLDADRPVHTLDISTPAKERFVDSLFESLPDDFSDSAKVQFCSPAGTDAVEAALKLVKTATGNRSILGFQGAYHGMTSGALALMGDTDAKDPISGLMNDVHHLPYPYEYRCPFGVGGEESHRVASAYVENLLDDPESGVTDPAGMILEPVQGEGGAVPAPSEWLREMRRVTRERDIPLILDEIQAGLGRTGETYAFEHAGITPDVVTLSKAIGGGLPLAVVVYDEELDVWEPGAHAGTFRGNQLAMAAGEATIDYVLEHGLADHAAEMGERLRSYLESVAHLDAVGDVRGRGLMLGVEFVDPEPEWRGPGPHAPNTDFAEAVQAACFDRGLILELGGRGSATARFLPPLIVSKDDVDDIGRIFVEAVEAIANAASGTVVAA, encoded by the coding sequence GTGAGCTACCACGACGCGAGTAACGGAACCATCCTCTCACAGCAAGCTAACCGGGAGTCGAACGCGCGGACGTATCCGCGCCATCTCCCGCTGGCCATCCGCGAGGCGCAGGGCGTCACCGTCACCGACATGGACGGAAACGAGTATTACGACTGTCTGGCCGGAGCCGGGACGCTTGCCCTCGGTCACAATCACCCGCGCGTCGTCGAGGCGATGGAGCGCACTCTCGACGCCGACCGACCGGTTCACACGCTCGATATTTCCACGCCGGCCAAAGAGCGGTTCGTCGACTCGCTGTTCGAGAGCCTCCCCGACGACTTCTCGGACTCTGCGAAAGTGCAGTTCTGTAGCCCCGCGGGGACCGACGCCGTCGAGGCCGCTCTCAAACTCGTAAAGACAGCCACTGGGAACCGGAGCATCCTGGGCTTTCAGGGGGCCTATCACGGAATGACGAGTGGTGCCCTCGCGCTGATGGGCGATACTGACGCCAAGGACCCCATCTCAGGGCTGATGAACGATGTTCACCATCTCCCGTATCCCTACGAGTACCGCTGTCCATTCGGTGTCGGCGGCGAAGAGAGCCATCGCGTCGCCAGCGCCTACGTCGAGAACCTCCTCGACGACCCGGAAAGCGGTGTCACCGACCCCGCCGGGATGATTCTCGAACCCGTGCAAGGCGAGGGCGGCGCCGTTCCCGCCCCTTCCGAATGGTTACGGGAGATGCGGCGCGTCACCCGCGAGCGGGATATCCCGCTCATTCTCGACGAAATCCAGGCCGGCCTCGGACGCACAGGTGAAACCTACGCCTTCGAGCACGCCGGCATTACGCCAGATGTCGTGACGCTCTCGAAGGCCATCGGCGGCGGTCTGCCGCTCGCTGTCGTGGTGTACGACGAAGAACTGGACGTCTGGGAGCCGGGCGCCCACGCGGGCACCTTCCGCGGAAACCAGCTCGCGATGGCCGCCGGTGAGGCGACTATCGATTACGTGCTGGAACACGGCTTGGCCGACCACGCTGCCGAGATGGGCGAGCGTCTCCGAAGCTACCTCGAATCGGTTGCTCACCTCGACGCCGTCGGCGATGTCCGTGGCCGAGGGCTGATGCTCGGCGTCGAGTTCGTCGATCCCGAACCGGAGTGGCGAGGTCCCGGTCCGCACGCGCCGAATACCGACTTCGCCGAGGCCGTGCAGGCTGCGTGCTTCGACCGCGGCCTCATTCTCGAACTCGGCGGGCGCGGAAGCGCCACGGCGCGCTTCCTCCCGCCGCTCATCGTGTCGAAAGACGACGTCGACGATATCGGTCGCATCTTCGTCGAGGCCGTCGAGGCCATCGCGAACGCGGCGTCGGGGACGGTGGTGGCCGCGTGA
- a CDS encoding methyltransferase family protein translates to MPDHGPTPERILELGQGFWAAKALLSATTLGVFTELDQNGRQTVEELESTVGLHPRSSRDFLDALVALDGNNPH, encoded by the coding sequence ATGCCAGACCACGGTCCGACACCCGAGCGGATTCTCGAGCTCGGCCAGGGGTTCTGGGCGGCGAAGGCGTTACTGAGTGCCACCACACTCGGTGTCTTCACAGAACTCGACCAAAACGGCCGCCAAACGGTCGAAGAGTTAGAGAGTACAGTCGGCCTGCATCCACGGAGTTCGCGGGATTTTCTCGATGCGCTCGTCGCGCTGGACGGAAATAATCCACACTAG